gagtgttgtggagctatctAGAGAGGTTTCGACATCTCCCTCCTGAGTGTCGATGACTCTTCGTTAGTGCTGGCTCGACCAAgtaggtgtccaagaacatgatTATTTTCTGGGTTAGTGAGAAAATCAAGAGAACGTACTCTACTTCTGATGAGGTAGTATTGAGTACTTTCTGATTGTGAGCTTACAAGGTTAGGAGTATTGGTCTGTCCCTTGCATTCTGGAAGAACCTGTCAGTTCCACAAGTACTGAGGGTGGGAGTGTGTTCTATGAAAAACTACAttcacatccttctaccttcgggtcATTGCCACTGGGTccatggacactttttccttggttcCTCCTTGTGTAACTCACCTGGCTTCCCTAGAGAGACAGGTAGCATCTCGCCTAAGTTGTTCAGTCACAAAGAGAGAGTGTGAGTGAGTTAATGGCCTCCTTctcttccctttatttttttataccctTCCTCGCCTGTAGGGCAGAGGGGAGGTTGGCGtgtgatgcaggtgagctatataaTTGAGTACTGTATCCTGTCTATAATCTAGAAGTCTGTAGGTTAATAGGTGCATGGCCATCACCTCTCTCTAGCAAAGGGAGAGTGGAGCTGACAATTAAATAAAAcccatttgttttattattcttttattgtctCTGACACGAGGGGTTCATCCAAACCCTTTTTGAATAAATGATGCTATACATACCCATTAATTCGCAAGGCTCAGAAGACTGGTAGTTGAACATCACATAAGCTCAACAAGTCAGAGGCACTGGACTCCTTCCTCTGCTCTACATGACCAGGAAGGAGGCCCAGGTGAATTGAGgtaccagtcagttcagagatttaCTCAGAATCCTTCCACCAACATGTGTAAAAAACGAAGGATTATATTCGTTTACGAACAAACTacaaatattttaagtaattaGTATTTTTCTGAACATGCAAACCTacaagtctttacataaattgcccacctcaagtcacccctcattctGCTACCTGAGCCAAAAGGTTAAAGTGAAGCATAAGGGTGGGGTGGGCAGGACTCCCACTCTACCGTTGATAGTTAAccactttatttaaaattaaacggCTGTTTTCCCAGCTTGCACTGCAATTATAtccatatgtaaagaccttcaggtttgtatattaggaaaaatagcaattactttaaaaattttgtaGTTATTCCATACACTAATCGAGGAAATGctgtaatatgaaattttcattggtATACAAACATAAACCTTATATCATATTACCCATTGCAGCCACCCCTCTTTGTTCATTACCCTACTCACTCTTCTTAACCACCAGTTAACCCATTTCCAACATGCACTGAAAGATACTCCTTCATAAAAAGCTCTGGTTCGTATAGCtctgaaaaaaatgtcatatttgaagAAATGTAGCAGCACTTACCTTCCGAGACTGTCATCAGAGTTGCTGGTCATAATAGCTACTCATGTATTGTATCCACAATAACAatcagtgaaactaatttgaaaactttcatcTCTTCAAATTACTACTTAATTCACCcttactattttttcttcttattatctactgcatctgtggataatatggtgttatgtatagctggatcacatataattaagcatttgCTGTGTACTGTACCCTTCCTGCTGTTACCCAACAAAACTCTTATGCTGGTCTCTAGCATTTTCTATTCTTGGCTTTTGATTTGTTAATAAGATATGTTCATAAGTAATTTGTATTATAATGTCAAGTGAAGAAGGTTTACAGATGTGAGGTGGTAGGCgtcaatattaactgttaatcTATTGTTGCAGTGTTGCCTCAGGAATGTTTTGATGCTGTGTCTGGACAACGTTTGGTAGGATTGTATTCATATTTGGATAGAACTAGCAAATGCATGCTTTGTTAATCGGCCTGAGACCTTTATGGGAACCTGAATTGAATTTGATAGATTATTTTGCTGCTTCAGTTCTGGCATTATGTTTCCTAACTCTGTGTTGCATTCTTAGATTTCAGATTCTCCTTCAGAagaaccttccttccttcatcaGTTTTGATTAACATCAGGATTTTGGGAAATGCATGTTGTTGAATGGCACTACATGGAACATTACCAATAGCAACTCTTAAAGTGTATGAGACAACAGTGAATTATTGTATGCGTATTAAACAAATTTCAACAACgagtaaaatttattttgaatattagatTCATACATCAGCAGTAAAATCTGGTTGTAGTCCTTCAAGATATTGTTCttaatttttaacaaatttattcagtaattatttgtaaacaattttgtgttaagagttgtgaattgaacacattgtcattacagaacaggacaggacataaggctaaaatgaatccagtacattctttaaaatttcctttgaaaagtgaaactgaaggtgcattatcactaccttccataaatcaagaaaacagcaaCATGGCTGCCTTTAATGGAACCAGTGATGAagactttttgtctctggatccattgatggacatcaaaatagaATTTGAGGAATTCGGTGAGtctaatgataatgatgaatatTCACATGAAATGAATTTAACAGCGAATGAAAAACATCCacaaacttgcaaaaaggaagtaaaacaagaaagaaggatcCGAGACAATGGAGAGAAGCCTTTCAGATCAACTGACTGTGAAAAAgcattttacaagaaaattaatctCACAAGTGATATCACAAATCCTACCAGAGAGAAAAAATTCATgtgcaatgactgtgggaaaacgttttcccagAAAAATACTATTAAAGTTCACATGAAAttccatactggagagaagccattcatgtgtaaggaatgtgggaaagcatttcccaGGAAAGATTATCTTACAGCTCATACGAGAATCCATAatggagagaagccatatatgtgcaaggaatgtgggaaagcatttcccaGGGAAGATGATGTTACAgctcatatgagaatccataatggagagaagccattcatgtgcaaggaatgcgggaaagcattttcccacaaaCCACATCTTACAAGTCATATTAGAATCCATaccggagagaagccattcatgtgcaaggaatgtgggaaagcattttcctacAAATCAAGTCTTACACATCATATGAaaatccatactggagagaagccgttcatgtgcaaggaatgtgggaaagcatttccaAGGAAAGGTAAACTTAAAAtgcatatgagaatccataccggagagaagccattcatgtgcaaggaatgtgggaaagcattttcccacaaaccacatcttacaagtcatatgagaatccataccggagagaagccattcatgtgcaaggaatgtaggaaagcattttcccacaaaTCACATCTTACAactcatatgagaatccataccggagagaagccattcgtgtgcaaagaatgtgggaaagcatttcccaGGAAAGTTTATCTTACAgctcatatgagaatccataatggagagaagccattca
The sequence above is a segment of the Macrobrachium nipponense isolate FS-2020 chromosome 27, ASM1510439v2, whole genome shotgun sequence genome. Coding sequences within it:
- the LOC135200614 gene encoding zinc finger protein OZF-like; translated protein: MNLTANEKHPQTCKKEVKQERRIRDNGEKPFRSTDCEKAFYKKINLTSDITNPTREKKFMCNDCGKTFSQKNTIKVHMKFHTGEKPFMCKECGKAFPRKDYLTAHTRIHNGEKPYMCKECGKAFPREDDVTAHMRIHNGEKPFMCKECGKAFSHKPHLTSHIRIHTGEKPFMCKECGKAFSYKSSLTHHMKIHTGEKPFMCKECGKAFPRKGKLKMHMRIHTGEKPFMCKECGKAFSHKPHLTSHMRIHTGEKPFMCKECRKAFSHKSHLTTHMRIHTGEKPFVCKECGKAFPRKVYLTAHMRIHNGEKPFMCNECGKAFSQKPNLTLHMRIHNGEKPFMCKECGKAFSQKPSLTLHMRIHNGEKPFMCKECGKAFSRKPNLTRHMRSHTGEEKETT